One part of the Nitrospirota bacterium genome encodes these proteins:
- the nrfD gene encoding NrfD/PsrC family molybdoenzyme membrane anchor subunit — MLEKALTGSRRYWGWIFFLLAVIGVGFIFYLRQFAYGLGITGMSRDVSWGLYIGQFTFLVGVAASAVMLVIPYYLHDFKKFGKIVILGEFLAVAAVVMCMLFIMADMGQPMRVMNLVLHPSPKSIMFWDAIVLNGYLLLNIVIGWNTLEADRKEVPPPTWLKPLIYLSIPWAISIHTVTAFLYAGLPGRPFWLSAIMAARFLASAFAAGPALLIILALIVRKLTKFDPGKEPIQALGKIVTYAIIASTFFLGLEVFTAFYSKIPGHMASFQYLYAGLDGVGKLVPMMWLSTILAVVAIILLVNPNTRKNESILAFACVAAFISLWIDKGLGLIVGGFVPNPFERVTEYWPTLPETVITIGVWAIGLLVLTVLYKVAISIREAQIESGSNTH, encoded by the coding sequence ATGCTTGAGAAGGCATTAACTGGAAGTCGACGATACTGGGGATGGATATTCTTTTTACTTGCCGTTATAGGGGTGGGATTTATCTTCTACCTCCGCCAGTTCGCTTATGGACTGGGAATTACGGGTATGAGCAGGGATGTTTCGTGGGGTCTTTATATAGGTCAGTTTACTTTTCTTGTAGGGGTTGCGGCATCAGCGGTGATGCTGGTTATACCCTATTACCTGCATGACTTTAAAAAATTCGGCAAGATAGTTATCCTCGGGGAATTTCTTGCTGTTGCTGCCGTGGTGATGTGCATGCTCTTCATAATGGCAGACATGGGACAACCGATGAGGGTGATGAACCTGGTGCTCCATCCGAGTCCCAAATCGATAATGTTCTGGGACGCTATCGTGCTGAACGGCTATCTTCTTCTCAATATCGTAATCGGCTGGAATACGCTGGAGGCTGATCGTAAAGAGGTCCCTCCACCGACGTGGCTAAAGCCCCTGATATACTTGTCAATCCCCTGGGCCATCAGTATCCATACCGTCACAGCCTTTCTCTATGCCGGACTCCCTGGAAGGCCCTTCTGGCTTTCAGCTATTATGGCAGCCCGTTTTCTTGCATCAGCCTTTGCCGCCGGACCTGCATTACTTATCATCCTGGCCCTGATAGTGAGAAAACTCACAAAATTTGATCCGGGGAAGGAGCCAATCCAGGCGCTGGGAAAGATTGTCACCTATGCCATAATAGCAAGCACTTTCTTCCTGGGATTAGAAGTATTTACCGCCTTTTACAGCAAGATTCCCGGGCATATGGCCTCCTTTCAGTATCTCTATGCCGGTCTGGACGGCGTCGGGAAGTTAGTTCCCATGATGTGGCTATCCACTATACTTGCAGTGGTTGCTATCATTCTTCTGGTTAACCCTAATACACGCAAGAATGAATCTATTCTCGCGTTTGCCTGCGTAGCGGCATTCATCTCCCTGTGGATTGACAAGGGGCTTGGATTGATTGTTGGCGGTTTTGTTCCCAATCCTTTTGAGAGGGTAACAGAGTACTGGCCGACATTGCCCGAGACTGTAATCACCATTGGAGTCTGGGCGATCGGGTTACTCGTGCTTACGGTTCTTTACAAGGTGGCTATATCGATCAGGGAAGCGCAGATAGAATCAGGTTCCAACACCCATTGA
- a CDS encoding 4Fe-4S dicluster domain-containing protein, whose amino-acid sequence MSISRRDFLKLAGISSLGIGFSATDLLWKNRAEAVEYMSSPKGLTAKRWAMVVDLRKFKTEEDYKRVIDACHYIHNVPDFGNLKDEVKWIWTDTFEHVFPFQKNEYLPEGVQEKKAVLFCNHCDNPPCVRVCPTQATFKRKDGIVAQDYHRCIGCRFCMAACPFGSRSFNWRDPRPFIKRLYPKFPTRTKGVVEKCNFCVERLAKGLGPKCVEVSNGGLIFGDLSDPESEVRKILSKHYSLRRKAELGTRPSVFYIIGGDEDA is encoded by the coding sequence TTTCCAGCCTTGGGATCGGCTTTTCGGCTACTGATTTGCTCTGGAAAAATAGAGCTGAAGCTGTAGAATACATGTCCTCTCCAAAGGGCCTTACGGCAAAGAGATGGGCGATGGTTGTGGATTTAAGGAAGTTTAAAACAGAAGAGGATTACAAGAGAGTGATAGATGCTTGTCATTACATTCACAATGTTCCGGACTTCGGCAATCTGAAGGACGAGGTTAAATGGATATGGACAGATACCTTTGAGCACGTATTTCCCTTTCAGAAGAATGAATACCTTCCGGAGGGGGTCCAGGAAAAGAAGGCCGTTCTGTTTTGCAACCATTGCGACAATCCGCCGTGTGTAAGGGTTTGTCCCACACAGGCTACTTTCAAGAGGAAGGACGGAATAGTCGCACAGGATTACCATCGCTGTATCGGCTGCAGATTCTGTATGGCGGCTTGTCCCTTTGGGTCAAGGAGCTTCAACTGGAGAGACCCGCGTCCCTTTATCAAGCGTCTGTATCCTAAATTCCCCACAAGGACCAAGGGAGTTGTGGAGAAGTGTAATTTCTGTGTGGAGAGGTTGGCGAAAGGTCTCGGGCCCAAGTGTGTGGAGGTATCCAACGGGGGATTGATTTTCGGTGACCTGTCAGACCCCGAATCAGAGGTAAGAAAAATACTGAGCAAGCACTATTCCTTGCGTCGTAAGGCTGAACTCGGAACACGGCCCAGTGTGTTTTACATAATAGGAGGTGATGAAGATGCTTGA